From Paraburkholderia sabiae, a single genomic window includes:
- a CDS encoding amidohydrolase family protein encodes MKEPLLIADVRMPDGTRVDVSIVDGRIDAIGPDLQVENEVAREHGNGALLLPGFVEGHTHLDKTMWGMRWYRNEVGPKLTDRIENERRFRAESGHDAAAASLALSRAFLQMGTTRLRTHVDVDTVAGLKHLEGVLKTRDTLRDVLDMQTVAFPQSGMLKREGTVSLLDDALHAGADVLGALDPALIDGDPVASLNATFDLATRHQKPIDIHLHEPAEIGAFTMKLLLDRVEALGMQGRVVISHAFCLGALGPRERDPLLERLALLNVSLLTTAPASVPVPPLAACIEKGVTLFGGNDGIRDTWNPFGSPDMLERAAQIAMRYDLRRDDAIAMAFDCVSHAAARGCAFADYGLQVGARADLVLVDAETVAHAVAARPVRKLVVANGRVVTRDGVLAAQL; translated from the coding sequence ATGAAAGAACCGCTGTTGATCGCCGATGTACGGATGCCGGACGGGACGCGCGTGGACGTGTCGATCGTCGACGGTCGTATCGATGCGATCGGCCCTGATTTACAGGTCGAAAACGAGGTTGCGCGCGAACACGGCAATGGCGCGTTGCTGCTGCCCGGTTTCGTCGAAGGCCACACGCATCTCGACAAGACGATGTGGGGCATGCGCTGGTATCGCAACGAAGTGGGACCGAAGCTCACGGACCGCATCGAAAACGAGCGGCGCTTTCGCGCGGAGAGCGGACACGATGCGGCTGCCGCCTCGCTCGCACTGAGCCGCGCGTTTCTGCAAATGGGCACGACGCGTTTGCGCACGCACGTCGATGTCGACACGGTTGCCGGACTCAAGCACCTCGAAGGCGTGCTGAAAACGCGCGACACGTTGCGCGACGTGCTCGACATGCAGACCGTTGCGTTTCCGCAGTCGGGGATGCTCAAACGCGAAGGCACCGTCAGCTTGCTCGACGACGCGCTGCACGCAGGCGCCGACGTGCTCGGCGCGCTCGACCCCGCGTTGATCGACGGCGATCCCGTTGCGTCGCTGAACGCAACCTTCGATCTCGCGACTCGCCATCAGAAACCAATCGATATCCATCTGCACGAACCCGCGGAGATCGGCGCGTTCACGATGAAGCTGCTGCTCGATCGTGTCGAAGCGCTCGGCATGCAGGGGCGCGTCGTGATCAGCCATGCATTCTGTCTCGGCGCGCTGGGACCGCGCGAACGCGATCCGCTGCTGGAACGGCTCGCGTTGCTGAACGTCTCACTGCTCACCACAGCGCCCGCTTCCGTGCCCGTGCCGCCGCTTGCCGCGTGCATCGAAAAAGGCGTGACGCTGTTCGGCGGCAACGATGGCATCCGCGATACGTGGAATCCGTTCGGCTCGCCCGACATGCTGGAGCGCGCCGCACAGATCGCGATGCGCTACGACCTGCGTCGCGACGACGCTATCGCAATGGCCTTCGATTGCGTGAGCCATGCAGCCGCGCGCGGCTGCGCATTTGCGGATTACGGGCTGCAGGTGGGCGCACGCGCGGACCTCGTGCTCGTCGATGCGGAAACCGTCGCACATGCCGTTGCAGCGCGGCCCGTACGCAAGCTGGTCGTCGCCAATGGACGCGTCGTTACACGTGACGGCGTACTCGCGGCACAACTATAA
- a CDS encoding phosphocholine-specific phospholipase C: protein MTSDSRRRFLKTAATSAGAAAAVTMLPESIRNALAVPANSRTGSIRDVEHIVVFMQENRSFDHYFGHMRGVRGYNDRFPIPLPNGKPVWYQPSKADATKPVLPFHLDTQTTSAQCVGDLDHSWYKTHGAIDAGRYDQWPANKTDMTMGYHLRSDIPFHYALADAFTVCDAYFCSLPGPTHPNRSYLMTGTVDPTGTKGGPLLDNNDFVDGDVPPKYQLLSWTTYPERLESAGISWQIYQQGTDGSDPLNGNYGTNILQNFENFINAQPGSSLFQRAQTVRTIDDLKADVQANRLPQVSWLCPPAAYSEHPKYTPAYGAEYTSQILDALTSNPEMWSKTVLFIMYDENDGFFDHIVPPQPATSRAQGLSTVTTDGEIHNIVNPARGGSYTADNLPYGLGPRVPMTIVSPWTKGGFVCSQVFDHTSVIRFIESRFGVHEPNITAWRRAVCGDLTTAFDFRTPDAKMPSLPDTSNYKSMADNQCATQPAPTVPAVPGPFDPQESGIRFARALPYELHVNGKVDQKANSLTIEIGNTGDQGAHFYVYSTNRTDGPWRYTVEAGKTLKDVFNLSSTNGVYQFTVYGPNGFVRNFAGNAQGQSSGNQVNAAQSGHNRKPALPEVKTHYDVGNGNVYLKFTNHGDSLARLSVVDNAYGAHPRPVIVPPGASIEEAWVLSASHHWYDLTVSDNDDASFQRRLAGHVETGKTSISDPAAVTPVMAAS from the coding sequence ATGACATCCGATAGCCGTCGCCGTTTTCTGAAAACCGCTGCAACGTCCGCAGGCGCCGCCGCCGCTGTGACGATGCTGCCGGAATCGATCCGCAATGCGCTCGCCGTGCCCGCGAATTCGCGTACGGGTTCGATCCGTGACGTCGAACACATTGTCGTGTTCATGCAGGAGAACCGTTCTTTCGATCACTACTTCGGCCATATGCGCGGCGTGCGCGGCTACAACGACCGCTTCCCGATTCCGTTGCCGAACGGCAAGCCCGTCTGGTATCAGCCGTCGAAAGCGGACGCGACCAAGCCCGTCCTGCCGTTTCACCTCGACACGCAGACGACGAGCGCGCAGTGCGTCGGCGATCTGGATCACTCGTGGTACAAGACGCATGGCGCGATCGACGCCGGCCGCTACGATCAGTGGCCCGCGAACAAGACGGACATGACGATGGGCTATCACCTGCGTTCGGACATTCCGTTCCATTACGCACTGGCCGATGCGTTCACCGTTTGCGACGCATACTTCTGCTCGCTGCCGGGACCGACGCACCCGAACCGCTCGTATCTGATGACGGGCACGGTCGATCCCACGGGCACGAAGGGCGGCCCGCTGCTCGACAACAACGATTTCGTCGACGGCGATGTGCCGCCGAAGTATCAGCTGCTGTCGTGGACGACGTATCCGGAACGCCTCGAATCGGCCGGCATTTCGTGGCAGATCTATCAGCAGGGCACGGACGGCTCGGACCCGCTGAACGGCAACTACGGCACGAACATCCTGCAGAACTTCGAGAACTTCATCAACGCGCAGCCGGGTTCGTCGCTGTTCCAGCGCGCGCAGACTGTGCGCACGATCGACGATCTGAAGGCCGACGTGCAAGCCAACCGCTTGCCGCAAGTGTCGTGGCTGTGCCCGCCCGCCGCGTACTCGGAGCACCCGAAGTACACGCCCGCTTATGGCGCGGAATACACGTCGCAGATTCTCGATGCGTTGACGTCGAACCCCGAGATGTGGAGCAAGACCGTGCTCTTCATCATGTACGACGAGAACGACGGTTTCTTCGATCACATCGTGCCGCCGCAACCGGCTACGTCGCGCGCGCAGGGTTTGTCGACGGTGACGACGGACGGCGAGATTCATAACATCGTCAATCCGGCGCGCGGCGGCAGCTATACGGCCGACAACCTGCCGTACGGTCTCGGACCGCGCGTGCCGATGACGATCGTGTCGCCGTGGACGAAGGGCGGCTTCGTGTGCTCGCAGGTGTTCGATCACACGTCGGTGATCCGCTTCATCGAATCGCGCTTCGGCGTGCATGAGCCGAACATCACGGCATGGCGCCGTGCCGTGTGCGGCGATCTCACGACGGCCTTCGACTTCCGCACGCCCGACGCGAAAATGCCGTCGCTGCCGGACACGAGCAACTACAAGAGCATGGCCGACAACCAGTGCGCGACGCAGCCCGCGCCGACCGTGCCCGCCGTGCCGGGTCCGTTCGATCCGCAGGAATCGGGCATCCGTTTCGCGCGCGCGTTGCCGTATGAATTGCATGTGAACGGCAAGGTCGACCAGAAAGCGAATTCGCTGACGATCGAAATCGGCAATACGGGCGATCAGGGCGCGCACTTCTACGTGTACTCGACCAATCGCACGGACGGCCCGTGGCGCTATACGGTCGAAGCGGGCAAGACGCTGAAGGACGTGTTCAACCTGTCGTCGACGAATGGCGTGTATCAGTTCACCGTGTACGGTCCGAATGGTTTCGTGCGCAATTTCGCGGGCAACGCGCAGGGTCAATCGTCGGGCAATCAGGTCAACGCGGCTCAGTCAGGTCACAACCGCAAGCCCGCACTGCCCGAAGTGAAGACGCATTACGACGTGGGCAACGGCAACGTGTATCTGAAGTTCACGAATCATGGCGACAGCCTTGCGCGGCTGTCGGTGGTGGACAACGCGTATGGCGCGCATCCGCGTCCTGTGATCGTGCCGCCGGGCGCATCGATCGAGGAAGCGTGGGTGCTGTCGGCGAGCCATCACTGGTACGACCTGACGGTCAGCGACAACGACGATGCGTCGTTCCAGCGTCGCCTCGCTGGTCACGTTGAAACGGGCAAGACGAGCATCAGCGATCCCGCTGCCGTGACGCCTGTGATGGCGGCATCGTGA
- the cuyB gene encoding cysteate racemase, whose protein sequence is MNTSSVLGRRALGMVGGTARLACVDVLRKMHDANAAARTFQPLDIAVERALTGEHREADFISAGSAEHQLRIFDAIREFERRGVPAVALPCFESHLFIEELQQNTHVVVVDMIAALFAHIRQRFPLSRRVGVLTSPVLCERRLFERYGERAGIDVVSVGLKNVGALRAACESLIEQGADVLLPGSTDSSLSLRRIGELAVPVIDSFSVYAQRLLDTHAHKASQPIKLGVVGGVGPAATVDFMHKVVRNTPAVRDQDHIKIIVEQNPQIPDRTDCLTGKGADPTLALYATCKKLEDSGADFIAIPCNTAHAFIAPIEARLRIPVVNMMNVTADYLRATFPAVDRIGVLATDGTIASGVYRKALEARGMTEILPPPAMQARVTNAIYGVCGVKAGFTNGECVDDIIAAVESLLFQQVEVILLACTELPLLFPQAATVTRNGRTAHLVDPTDVLAKRCVEFVLGKPIDTAAHCEEPPVEYAALAQHSERKAALNADILLSAIAR, encoded by the coding sequence ATGAATACATCGTCTGTGTTGGGACGGCGTGCGCTCGGCATGGTCGGCGGCACGGCGCGTCTCGCGTGCGTCGATGTGCTACGCAAAATGCATGACGCGAATGCCGCGGCCCGAACGTTTCAACCACTGGATATTGCCGTCGAGCGCGCTTTAACCGGCGAGCATCGTGAAGCGGATTTCATTTCTGCCGGTTCCGCAGAACACCAGCTGCGTATTTTCGATGCGATCCGCGAGTTCGAGCGGCGCGGTGTGCCGGCCGTCGCGTTACCGTGCTTCGAGAGTCATCTCTTCATCGAAGAATTGCAGCAGAACACGCATGTTGTAGTCGTCGATATGATCGCCGCGTTGTTCGCGCATATCCGGCAACGCTTTCCGCTTTCGCGTCGGGTTGGCGTGCTGACTTCGCCGGTCTTGTGCGAACGGCGTCTCTTCGAGCGTTATGGCGAGCGCGCGGGTATCGACGTCGTGAGCGTGGGTTTGAAGAACGTCGGCGCGCTGCGTGCCGCATGCGAATCGCTGATCGAACAAGGCGCGGATGTGCTGCTGCCGGGCAGTACGGATAGCTCGCTGTCGCTGCGGCGCATTGGCGAGCTTGCTGTGCCCGTTATCGATTCCTTTTCGGTGTACGCGCAGCGTCTGCTCGATACGCATGCACATAAGGCGTCGCAGCCGATCAAGCTAGGCGTGGTAGGCGGCGTCGGGCCTGCCGCGACTGTCGACTTCATGCACAAGGTCGTGCGCAATACGCCTGCTGTGCGCGATCAGGATCACATCAAGATCATCGTCGAACAGAATCCGCAGATTCCCGACCGCACCGACTGTCTGACGGGGAAGGGCGCGGACCCGACGCTCGCGTTGTACGCGACATGCAAGAAGCTCGAAGACAGCGGCGCCGATTTCATCGCGATTCCCTGCAACACCGCGCATGCGTTCATCGCGCCCATCGAAGCGCGCTTGCGCATTCCTGTCGTCAACATGATGAACGTGACGGCCGATTATCTGCGCGCGACGTTTCCCGCCGTGGATCGCATCGGCGTGCTGGCCACCGACGGCACGATTGCAAGCGGCGTGTATCGCAAGGCACTCGAAGCGCGCGGCATGACGGAGATCTTGCCGCCGCCAGCGATGCAGGCGCGTGTGACGAACGCGATCTACGGCGTATGCGGTGTGAAAGCAGGCTTCACGAATGGCGAATGCGTCGACGACATCATCGCGGCCGTCGAAAGTCTTCTATTCCAGCAAGTTGAAGTGATCCTGCTCGCCTGCACCGAGTTGCCGCTGCTGTTTCCGCAAGCGGCCACGGTGACGCGCAACGGGCGCACCGCGCATCTCGTCGATCCGACGGATGTGCTGGCGAAGCGTTGCGTCGAGTTCGTGCTCGGCAAGCCAATCGATACGGCTGCGCATTGCGAAGAGCCACCGGTCGAATATGCCGCCCTGGCGCAACATAGCGAGAGAAAGGCGGCACTTAATGCCGACATCCTTTTAAGCGCAATTGCACGATGA
- a CDS encoding response regulator yields the protein MATRNPHDSEDELQWRSIGTHMTDNRRVLVVDDYADAADALQLLLFANGFECRAMHGAEDVCELASEWQPFAVVLDIAMPGVDGLELARRLRANQSTSHMLLIACTGYASQLDRERAREAGFDAHCAKPLTPQRLLELLKRATSDDA from the coding sequence ATGGCAACCAGAAACCCGCACGATAGTGAAGACGAGTTGCAATGGCGGTCCATCGGCACGCACATGACCGATAACCGGCGCGTGCTGGTCGTCGACGATTACGCCGATGCTGCCGACGCGTTGCAATTGCTGCTCTTCGCGAACGGCTTTGAATGCCGCGCGATGCATGGCGCCGAAGACGTCTGCGAACTCGCGTCCGAATGGCAACCGTTCGCCGTCGTGCTCGACATTGCGATGCCGGGCGTCGACGGACTCGAACTCGCGCGCCGTTTGCGCGCGAACCAATCCACCTCGCACATGCTGCTGATCGCATGTACGGGCTACGCGTCGCAACTCGACCGGGAACGTGCGCGCGAAGCCGGCTTCGACGCGCACTGCGCGAAACCGCTCACGCCACAACGCCTGCTCGAACTGCTGAAGCGCGCTACCTCCGACGACGCCTGA